From Aspergillus fumigatus Af293 chromosome 5, whole genome shotgun sequence, a single genomic window includes:
- a CDS encoding Zn(II)2Cys6 transcription factor — MNVMSAYYVGPFGRMLPVTDRNSPEREPERSANEPVSGNHPYQLPPPRTMESLQFGTDPFLSRRNLEGNGDSRLGSSAHGHQPVINEQLPSVSELLTPSSRSSQSVSPNRSRLFGFYHPTGESPKPSQPSQRPHTTSRHDDTGVPRTPQGRPEARAERFSRPTAGNLPSLSQMSIYTAGNEASIHGGIRTDVPQQQAHLSPFTPQGRVSHDKEIREENSLPGTHEIGSAAADQSKMAQVRPHVVDERYIEGEGWCYIYADGSHCPKTIDGVPVNANWGVTKAGKPRKRLAQACLTCREKKIKCQPNLPKCDQCQKSGRECRFESAPRGHRAAAKANTHGNRYDTRDSSSSFVGHRPSSSANSVYSAVRASESSASLPGTNSQSPMSDASMLTPPAINSAHEPSLDSDSHYRSRRQSLGRPSSGAEDPNRRSVEGISARATPDYTEILMEMRDLDPHDPLAHEWNTDPFEHDAELTTHYVENYFTYVNDSLYYIFPRRRFLLWLRSCHAKSLEDKMLLYSMMTLGAIFSDRPDRLAAMKRASRTARYAVEHSRHNLSLQLAQSRIIMSLWYYAIGALEKSWDALGAAVRTVCGLRYNVELGGVIVDRDRVCEYGLHPQALIECRRRTFWVAFLMDRLSCFYSSTSAFIPSQTAYLRMPCREEVFEAQQYTTVPYFQSFLNQPPTSTDHELSELSAMALLIEMVSLWGEVTDHVFRLSLVPMESNTTPFEEFYTTICQRADAWVARLPEHLRFSTLNMERSFRARRPDPFFSIHLLYHATMMKLNRHARGHDYRAAFVSRQVRTARTHAAETLRIALALAHYTGEYDASRMAIDSTPSQATILNPFLGYVILSAVDIISAAGLVADMPECVKLIRGGLEAVKELGRFWESSLPLVSLIETRLESLMEILHDPTKLDQKMVFAAKGHSLDSRTQKQQSPITDDLFYGALPHDRLFNALGSEVAPLTESNILWIREKD, encoded by the exons ATGAACGTCATGTCGGCCTATTATGTGGGACCTTTCGGGCGTATGTTACCTGTTACCGACCGAAATTCTCCGGAGAGGGAACCAGAGCGTTCAGCTAACGAGCCAGTATCTGGAAACCATCCCTACCAACTTCCCCCACCGCGCACAATGGAGTCTCTGCAGTTTGGAACAGACCCCTTTCTCTCCCGGCGAAATCtggaaggaaatggagactCCCGACTCGGCTCAAGTGCTCATGGACATCAGCCAGTCATAAATGAACAGCTTCCTTCCGTCAGCGAGCTGTTGACCCCATCCTCTCGTTCCAGCCAATCGGTGTCACCGAATCGCTCACGGCTGTTCGGTTTTTACCATCCTACAGGCGAAAGCCCCAAGCCCAGTCAGCCCAGTCAGCGTCCCCATACGACGAGTCGCCATGATGATACTGGCGTTCCGCGAACTCCTCAAGGAAGACCAGAGGCCCGCGCAGAGCGCTTCTCGCGGCCGACGGCGGGAAATTTGCCTTCTCTATCTCAGATGTCCATCTACACAGCCGGGAATGAGGCTAGTATACATGGCGGCATTCGTACAGATGTCCCGCAACAACAAGCACACCTCTCTCCCTTTACACCCCAGGGTCGTGTGAGCCATGATAAAGAAATAAGGGAAGAAAATTCATTACCCGGGACTCACGAGATTGGAAGCGCGGCTGCAGATCAATCAAAGATGGCCCAAGTCCGTCCTCACGTGGTCGACGAGCGGTATATAGAGGGTGAAGGCTGGTGTTACATCTACGCTGACGGGTCCCATTGTCCCAAGACCATTGACGGTGTGCCTGTGAATGCGAATTGGGGTGTAACTAAGGCTGGAAAGCCGCGAAAGAGATTGGCACAAGCCTGCCTTACCTGccgggagaagaagatcaagtgTCAACCTAACCTGCCAAAGTGCGACCAATGTCAGAAGTCGGGAAGGGAGTGCCGGTTTGAGAGCGC ACCACGAGGCCACCGCGCAGCAGCAAAAGCCAACACGCATGGCAACAGATACGATACAAGagactcctcctcctcctttgtTGGTCATCGTCCTTCTAGCTCGGCCAACTCAGTTTACTCCGCCGTCAGGGCTTCTGAAAGTTCTGCCTCATTACCTGGCACCAATTCGCAGTCCCCAATGTCTGACGCCTCCATGCTTACACCCCCTGCCATCAACAGTGCTCATGAACCTAGCTTGGACTCGGATTCACATTACAGATCGAGACGACAGAGCCTCGGCAGAccatcttctggcgctgaGGATCCGAACCGACGGTCTGTGGAAGGCATTTCAGCCCGTGCTACACCCGATTACACTGAGATACTGATGGAAATGAGAGATCTGGACCCTCATGATCCCCTTGCGCACGAGTGGAACACCGATCCTTTCGAACATGATGCGGAACTCACAACTCACTACGTCGAGAACTACTTCACTTATGTGAACGACagcttatattatatcttCCCCAGAAGGCGTTTCCTCTTGTGGTTAAGGTCGTGTCATGCGAAGTCGCTGGAGGACAAAATGCTTCTTTACTCAATGATGACCTTGGGAGCGATTTTCTCAGATCGGCCTGACAGGCTTGCGGCCATGAAAAGGGCCTCACGCACGGCCCGCTACGCTGTGGAACATAGTCGCCATAACCTCTCTTTGCAGCTCGCACAATCCAGGATTATCATGAGCCTTTGGTATTACGCCATCGGTGCTCTAGAGAAATCCTGGGATGCACTTGGCGCTGCAGTTCGAACTGTATGTGGATTGCGGTATAACGTTGAGTTGGGAGGGGTTATTGTGGATCGCGATCGGGTTTGCGAGTATGGATTGCATCCCCAGGCCCTGATTGAATGCCGTCGTAGGACATTCTGGGTAGCTTTCTTGATGGAT CGCCTGTCATGTTTTTATTCGTCAACCTCAGCATTCATCCCCTCACAGACGGCTTACCTTAGAATGCCTTGTCGCGAAGAAGTCTTCGAGGCTCAGCAATATACGACTGTACCATACTTTCAAAGCTTCCTCAACCAGCCGCCCACATCAACCGACCATGAGCTTTCGGAATTGAGTGCCATGGCGCTCTTGATAGAAATGGTATCTCTTTGGGGAGAGGTAACGGATCACGTCTTCCGTTTATCACTGGTTCCGATGGAGTCAAACACTACACCTTTTGAGGAATTCTATACCACAATCTGCCAGCGTGCAGACGCTTGGGTTGCCAGGCTGCCGGAACATTTGAGATTCAGCACCCTGAATATGGAACGAAGCTTTCGGGCAAGGAGACCTGATCCATTTTTCTCGATACATCTGTTATATCATGCAACAATGATGAAATTGAATAGACATGCGCGTGGCCACGACTATCGCGCAGCGTTTGTGAGCAGGCAGGTTCGCACGGCCAGGACACATGCGGCAGAGACCCTGCGAATTGCTCTCGCCTTGGCACATTACACGGGTGAATATGACGCATCGCGAATGGCCATCGACTCCACACCCTCGCAAGCGACGATTCTGAACCCTTTCCTAGGTTATGTGATCCTATCCGCAGTCGACATTATTAGTGCAGCTGGGCTGGTAGCTGATATGCCTGAGTGCGTTAAGCTCATCAGAGGTGGCCTTGAGgccgtcaaggagctggGTCGTTTTTGGGAGAGTTCGCTACCATTAGTGTCTCTCATCGAGACTCGTCTGGAGTCATTGATGGAAATCCTCCATGACCCGACCAAGCTGGACCAGAAAATGGTGTTTGCTGCAAAGGGCCATTCCTTGGACAGCCGGACCCAAAAGCAGCAGTCCCCGATCACCGACGATCTGTTCTACGGTGCCCTTCCCCACGACAGACTATTCAACGCCTTGGGTTCGGAAGTCGCTCCATTGACAGAATCCAATATACTCTGGATCAGAGAAAAGGACTGA
- a CDS encoding J domain-containing protein, giving the protein MSSGSEDWLGAGGGAATDDDIHTQRPRYASGNNENLNEDADYSMIMSYPAEEEDYYALLGLRRTPTPSDAEIRSAYRNLTLSFHPDKQPAELREAAERHFARIQEAYETLLDPKKRVVYDLLGAEGVRREWGAGGAMGRGGEAESQIGVRAQTPEEFRGWFLETMKKRERKVLNSLVQSRGSLTLGVDASNMIEVDENAGEVYIHIPSPSLSSYAIRYSFKAPLPTPKVLFGKEADEEDDEDEAPDGRSTQQKVNSYQEAQGPEITFNAGISGNLRRSFRKMQFQFEDGETMTRAVPLPLFIAGRDISLGAGISQRFGDVASMKGILAKRPFAFLRDSAFALNAALLPTPLLQGTIATAVQPIPGTKPFQINTSAIIANSILKTPPILAIQVTKEIGERKHAFCSWSSGTISWPSVLQVLFSPIANLGLDTESAISMTAFAQPSQFQLGFLSVPKQNRNTVVLGDDEDQAAEEDDDDEEEAELRQIRRKARSEANAAESWQAVVTASPQEAGLSFTYARNIFNGKSASELARSEWSSEGHYSLPPASEPRSVRVEVRSSVNMDLSLAWNISGTRQVGRFTRVGFGVGVQGGRGLVMTASWSRLGQKISLPVAVCPMDVVNADAAALAVILPWAAYCALEFGYIRPRERRQRRRAIARRHKQLKRLIPKKRAESQQAIELMAEHVHRRQAREEKEGGLVITKAEYGHYPSPKRWTTDSGDAAKALEVADVTVPVAALVDHGQLVISKDTVKFQILGFYDPAPLLPKKLKIWYTYRGNEHFVEANDSEGIACPMRTHLVG; this is encoded by the exons ATGTCCTCCGGCAGCGAGGACTGGTTAGGAGCAGGAGGGGGAGCGGCCACCGATGATGATATACACACCCAGCGGCCGAGATACGCCTCCGGAAATAACGAAAACTTGAATGAAGACGCAGACTACAGCATGATAATGTCCTACcccgccgaagaagaggactaCTACGCCTTGCTAGGCCTCCGCCGGACTCCCACCCCTAGCGACGCGGAGATCCGCTCCGCGTACCGTAATCTCACGCTCAGCTTCCACCCGGATAAGCAGCCTGCGGAGCTGCGGGAGGCTGCGGAGCGACACTTCGCGCGAATCCAGGAGGCTTATGAGACGCTGCTGGACCCGAAGAAACGGGTTGTATATGATCTCCTTGGGGCGGAGGGGGTGCGGAGGGAGTGGGGAGCTGGAGGGGCGATGGGAAGGGGTGGGGAGGCGGAGAGTCAGATTGGCGTGAGAGCCCAGACTCCGGAGGAGTTTCGGGGGTGGTTCttggagacgatgaagaagcgGGAGAGGAAGGTGCTGAATAGTTTGGTCCAGAGTAGG GGCTCGCTGACCCTCGGCGTCGATGCGTCCAACATGATTGAGGTTGACGAGAATGCCGGGGAGGTGTATATCCATATTCCCTCTCCCAGTCTGTCTTCCTACGCTATCAGATACTCGTTCAAGGCGCCGCTTCCTACGCCGAAAGTTCTCTTCGGAAAAGAagcggatgaggaggacgacgaggacgaagccCCTGATGGCAGATCGACCCAGCAGAAAGTCAATTCATATCAAGAGGCTCAAGGGCCTGAGATTACGTTCAATGCAGGTATCTCTGGCAATCTCCGGCGCTCTTTTCGTAAGATGCAATTCCAGTTTGAAGATGGGGAGACGATGACGCGAGCG GTTCCTCTACCCCTGTTCATTGCAGGAAGAGACATCAGTCTGGGCGCCGGCATAAGCCAACGCTTTGGAGATGTCGCGAGCATGAAAGGGATTCTGGCCAAGCGCCCTTTTGCATTTCTGCGAGACTCGGCGTTTGCGTTGAACGCGGCACTCCTGCCGACTCCGTTGTTGCAAGGAACCATTGCTACAGCAGTTCAGCCGATTCCCGGGACGAAACCATTCCAGATCAACACAAGCGCCATTATTGCCAACTCCATCCTGAAAACGCCACCCATACTTGCAATACAGGTGACAAAGGAGATTGGCGAGAGGAAGCACGCCTTCTGCTCTTGGTCCAGTGGTACCATCTCCTGGCCAAGTGTGCTGCAGGTCTTATTCAGCCCCATTGCCAACCTTGGGCTCGATACGGAGTCGGCGATATCAATGACTGCTTTCGCTCAGCCGAGTCAATTCCAGCTGGGATTCTTGTCCGTTCCCAAACAAAACAGGAATACAGTTGTTCTgggtgacgacgaggaccaggcggcggaggaggatgatgacgatgaagaggaagctgaaCTTAGACAGATCCGCAGGAAGGCGCGCAGCGAGGCAAATGCTGCCGAGTCTTGGCAGGCGGTGGTCACAGCATCACCTCAGGAAGCAGGACTGTCCTTCACCTATGCTCGAAATATCTTTAATGGCAAGTCAGCCAGCGAACTTGCTCGCTCCGAGTGGAGCTCCGAGGGCCATTATTCTTTGCCACCCGCGAGCGAACCTCGATCTGTGCGCGTTGAAGTCCGGAGCTCGGTGAATATGGACCTGTCCCTAGCCTGGAACATCTCCGGCACGCGCCAGGTTGGCAGGTTCACCCGCGTGGGGTTCGGAGTCGGTGTCCAAGGAGGCCGTGGCCTCGTCATGACAGCCTCCTGGAGCAGACTCGGgcagaagatctccctccCCGTTGCGGTCTGTCCGATGGATGTTGTTAATGCAGATGCCGCCGCGCTTGCAGTTATCTTGCCCTGGGCGGCTTACTGTGCGCTAGAATTTGGATATATCCGCCCGAGAGAACGGAGACAGCGCCGCCGCGCCATTGCTCGGCGGCATAAGCAGCTGAAGAGGTTGATTCCGAAAAAGAGAGCAGAAAGTCAGCAGGCAATCGAACTTATGGCCGAACATGTACACCGTCGGCAAGCgagggaggaaaaggaaggtgGCCTGGTCATCACCAAAGCTGAATATGGCCATTACCCGTCGCCAAAGAGGTGGACAACTGACAGCGGTGACGCCGCTAAAGCTTTGGAGGTCGCTGATGTGACGGTTCCTGTCGCTGCGTTGGTGGACCACGGCCAGCTAGTGATATCAAAGGACACAGTCAAG TTCCAAATTCTCGGCTTCTACGATCCCGCGCCTCTTCTgccgaagaagctgaagatctGGTATACGTATCGCGGAAACGAGCATTTCGTGGAAGCAAACGATTCAGAGGGCATTGCATGTCCTATGCGCACCCATCTAGTTGGCTGA
- the prp45 gene encoding SKIP/SNW domain-containing protein, with product MTSVAEGLFKSLPKPKYTGEDEEVPQHAQPRGPRIVGADQIDQSQIVLRRTGPPPYGNRAGWRPRAAEDFGDGGAFPEILVAQYPLDMGRKGTATTSNALAVQVDAEGKVKYDAIARRGHSENRIVHASFKDLIPLRQRVDMGEISLDRPSEEEVQAQMEKTKNALASLVEGAVAAQKPKNVKGGRRAEPTFVRYTPANQMGDTTRKNDRIMKIVERQQDPMEPPKFKHKKIPRGPPSPPPPIMHSPPRKLTAEDQEAWRIPPPVSNWKNPKGYTVPLDKRLAADGRGLQDVTINDKFAQFAEALFTADRHAREEVRLRAQMQQKLAEKEKAQKEEHLRALAQKAREERAASNRRDSRARSHTRSASRSPSAYSRSATPSDDEEAARERERIRRERRQDAERQLRQSRMGTERRIQMMAREQNRDISEKVALGLAKPTQTSESMWDSRLFNQTSGLQSGFNEDNPYDKPLFAAQDAINSIYRPRAQLDVDDEEGAEGEMSKIQKTNRFEVLGKAKEGFRGAAEAEARDGPVQFEKDTTDPFGIDSMIADVTGGAGQKRYGIQEVEREDRGSKRARVDDD from the exons ATGACATCTGTTGCAGAGGGACTATTTAAGTCTTTACCAAAGCCGAAATATaccggcgaggatgaggaggtgcCTCAGCATGCCCAGCCCCGTGGTCCGCGGATCGTGGGCGCCGACCAGATTGATCAAAGTCAGATTGTTTTGAGG AGAACCGGCCCTCCACCATATGGCAACCGTGCAGGATGGCGACCTCGAGCAGCTGAGGATTTCGGCGACGGTGGCGCGTTCCCCGAGATCCTGGTTGCGCAGTATCCTCTCGACATGGGCCGCAAGGGTACTGCGACGACATCGAACGCGCTCGCGGTGCAGGTTGACGCGGAGGGCAAAGTCAAGTACGACGCGATCGCCCGCCGGGGTCACAGTGAGAACCGCATCGTCCATGCTTCCTTCAAGGATCTGATTCCGCTCCGGCAGCGGGTGGATATGGGAGAAATCTCGCTAGACCGTCCgtcggaggaagaggtccAGGCGCAGATGGAGAAGACCAAGAATGCGCTGGCGAGCCTGGTTGAGGGTGCTGTGGCGGcgcagaagccgaagaaCGTCAAGGGTGGTCGGAGGGCAGAGCCTACGTTTGTCCGGTACACGCCTGCCAACCAGATGGGAGATACTACGCGGAAGAACGATCGGATCATGAAGATCGTCGAGAGGCAGCAGGATCCCATGGAGCCGCCCAAGTTCAAGCACAAGAAGATCCCCCGCGGCCCGCCCTCGCCACCCCCGCCCATTATGCATTCTCCGCCTCGAAAGCTGACGGCAGAAGACCAGGAGGCCTGGCGGATTCCACCTCCCGTATCGAATTGGAAAAATCCCAAGGGTTACACGGTCCCGCTGGACAAACGTCTCGCTGCGGACGGACGGGGACTACAGGATGTTACTATCAACGACAAGTTCGCTCAGTTTGCCGAGGCCCTATTTACTGCGGACCGACATGCCCGTGAGGAGGTACGGCTGCGCGCACAGATGCAacagaagctggcggagaaggagaaggctcagaaggaggagcatcTCCGCGCCCTGGCGCAGAAGGCTCGCGAGGAGCGAGCCGCCAGCAACCGTCGCGATTCTCGTGCGCGGTCCCACACGCGCAGTGCCAGCCGTAGTCCCTCTGCTTACTCGCGGTCTGCCACGCCcagcgatgacgaggaagcggCCCGGGAGCGGGAGCGCATTCGTCGCGAGCGCCGCCAGGACGCCGAGCGACAGCTGCGCCAGTCTCGCATGGGAACGGAACGAcggatccagatgatggccCGTGAGCAGAATCGTGATATCTCCGAGAAGGTCGCGCTCGGGTTGGCCAAGCCCACCCAGACATCCGAGTCCATGTGGGACTCTCGGCTCTTTAACCAGACAAGTGGCCTGCAGTCCGGGTTCAACGAGGATAATCCCTACGATAAGCCGTTGTTTGCCGCGCAGGACGCGATCAACAGCATTTACCGGCCTCGGGCTCAGCTGGATGTggatgacgaagagggaGCTGAAGGGGAGATGAGCAAAATTCAGAAAACCAATCGCTTCGAAGTTCTGggcaaagccaaagaaggtTTCCGTGGCGCagctgaggctgag GCCCGTGACGGCCCCGTTCAGTTTGAAAAAGACACGACAGACCCCTTTGGCATTGACAGCATGATCGCCGACGTAACCGGGGGAGCCGGACAGAAACGCTACGGGATCCAGGAAGTCGAACGTGAGGATCGGGGGTCGAAGCGCGCAAGAGTCGATGATGATTAA
- a CDS encoding ACT domain-containing protein, with the protein MIRTDYYCERLVLLTTTIEAQDDRLALVHIPLDLYPYFLTPILQLLFHEVPPVDQNHAEDLKNGSRDGLKHAQPAFLNFSITPVECSIMCPRQLANKYFAPMIDNFVQNHASPQSRLSISQDDFIAMQVYGEGLEAGQRVLELTSPLAMAGISIFFISTYFSDYIIVPLRSKAQVIEALERRGFQFEITTEAFINHNQSQYSGYSSPVSSRSASSLGSPPATPPPSSLDELQGRTFASLRKNHIVPSVDRSLRLVQCAAHHPYSSDASSISILRTALTTALVVDRPRFLSLTLTAADPAASLLLEQRLLPRFLNDGTSSAESTDETSLLLGSKEDVLVPITLDLRKLPLEATGIVCGVASRLADATHGAWDESTEASTVALSHSFNGISSFESSLNRYFSSSVDSGGPVRPPAQNPTHRTPNGDLSTPSTHHLQPDLDTSLEAVEISFLSTARAGTILVGEHELHRAMDALEAESHEPDLPAGVLEV; encoded by the exons ATGATTCGTACAGATTACTATTGTGAAAGGCTTGTTTTACTAACCACAACCATCGAGGCACAGGACGACCGACTGGCTCTGGTGCATATACCATTGGATCTCTACCCGTATTTCTTAACTCCGATTCTAcagctcctcttccacgaGGTACCCCCCGTGGACCAGAATCATGCGGAGGACCTGAAGAATGGCTCCAGAGATGGCCTCAAGCATGCGCAGCCGGccttcttgaatttctccATCACCCCGGTAGAATGCTCCATCATGTGCCCCAGGCAGCTTGCCAACAAGTACTTCGCCCCCATGATCGATAACTTCGTTCAGAATCATGCCTCTCCCCAGAGCCGCCTGTCCATCAGTCAGGACGATTTCATAGCCATGCAGGTGTACGGCGAGGGTCTGGAAGCTGGCCAACGCGTGCTTGAGTTGACGAGTCCTCTAGCGATGGCAGGAAT TTCTATCTTCTTTATCTCCACTTACTTTTCCGACTACATCATTGTGCCTCTGCGTAGTAAAGCTCAGGTCATTGAAGCGTTGGAGAGGCGAGGATTTCAGTTCGAAATCACCACCGAGGCTTTCATAAATCATAATCAGAGTCAGTACAGCGGCTATAGCAGTCCGGTTTCATCTCGTTCCGCGAGTAGTCTTGGTTCTCCGCCGGCAACTCCTCCTCCCTCATCACTTGACGAACTGCAGGGACGAACCTTTGCCTCCCTGCGGAAGAACCACATTGTGCCGTCCGTCGATCGATCTCTCCGCTTGGTGCAATGTGCGGCCCATCACCCATACAGCAGTGATGCTAGCTCAATATCAATCCTCCGTACGGCACTGACGACGGCACTGGTTGTGGACAGACCACGCTTCCTCTCACTCACTCTGACGGCTGCCGACCCTGCAGCGTCCCTCCTGTTGGAACAGCGACTCCTACCCCGATTCTTGAATGATGGTACCTCGTCTGCCGAGTCTACTGATGAGACAAGCCTGCTTCTGGGTTCCAAGGAAGACGTCCTCGTCCCTATCACGTTGGATCTACGCAAACTCCCTCTCGAGGCCACCGGTATTGTTTGCGGTGTTGCCAGTCGATTGGCTGATGCTACACATGGCGCCTGGGATGAAAGCACCGAAGCATCGACCGTGGCTTTGTCGCACTCTTTTAACGGTATCTCCTCCTTTGAAAGCTCTCTCAATCGCTACTTCTCGTCCAGTGTGGACTCTGGGGGACCAGTCAGGCCCCCTGCTCAGAACCCTACGCACCGAACACCCAATGGCGATCTGTCGACACCCTCAACCCATCATCTGCAGCCAGACCTCGACACATCTCTGGAGGCCGTCGAGATCAGCTTCCTTAGCACTGCACGTGCAGGGACAATCCTTGTCGGTGAACACGAACTGCATCGGGCTATGGATGCGCTCGAGGCCGAAAGCCATGAACCCGACCTGCCGGCTGGTGTGCTCGAAGTGTGA
- a CDS encoding WD40 repeat domain-containing protein: MPATKQFPTKLVHTLKTHNGPVNAVTFSSYPGTYVLTGSSDRAIHLSRAIPNSSTTGHETTSPIQKYEAHGYSVLDVAVAADNARFTSVGGDRQVFLWDVEQGITTRRWAGHNARVEAVQFAGEGDSVVVSGKSPSSVTPVCSVVEASGILTFLSGSADTTINLWDTRSKSHKPIQTLTEAGDTVSSLHVHMPTYSIASGSYDGRARIYDVRMGRTTVDVLAHPVTSVRCSADGNALLVSTLDSRIRMLDRADGKLLKAFGGEEGLEQSTTGARVTYRNSELRIRSVFAKGDAVVLSGSESEKGDPSPQAHVFAWDVLSGEVIATVRAGNGVKVVSCVAWNEKGGCWAGGCSDGKSRHVNFCACISSLLTMVLCRHRQNLRLNEKRIQTIAANQGAFCDIASSQFVG; encoded by the exons ATGCCTGCAACAAAACAATTTCCCACGAAGCTTGTCCATACTCTCAAAACGCACAATG GACCGGTAAATGCGGTTACTTTCTCTAGCTATCCAGGCACATATGTCCTCACCGGTTCCTCTGATCGCGCCATTCACCTCTCGCGTGCCATCCCGAACAGCTCTACTACTGGTCACGAGACGACTTCCCCGATCCAAAAGTATGAGGCGCACGGTTACTCAGTCCTAGACGTGGCTGTCGCAGCAGACAATGCGCGATTTACAAGCGTCGGCGGAGACCGCCAGGTATTTCTGTGGGACGTCGAACAAGGGATAACTACGCGGCGATGGGCCGGACATAACGCCAGGGTCGAGGCCGTACAATTTGCTGGCGAGGGCGATTCCGTGGTGGTATCTGGTAAGAGCCCGTCTTCGGTCACTCCTGTCTGTTCAGTAGTAGAAGCATCCGGCATTCTGACCTTTCTCTCAGGCAGTGCAGATACAACTATTAATCTATGGGACACCCGGTCCAAATCACACAAGCCTATCCAGACCCTCACTGAGGCCGGCGATACCGTCTCCTCGCTACACGTACACATGCCGACGTATTCCATTGCAAGTGGAAGCTACGATGGCCGCGCTCGCATCTACGATGTCCGCATGGGCCGGACAACTGTTGACGTCCTTGCTCACCCCGTGACGAGTGTCCGGTGCTCTGCGGACGGTAATGCCCTGCTGGTTTCTACACTCGACAGCCGGATCCGGATGCTGGATCGGGCAGACGGCAAGCTTCTCAAGGCTTTTGGGGGCGAGGAGGGTCTCGAGCAAAGCACTACTGGTGCGAGGGTAACGTATCGCAATAGCGAACTTAGGATTCGGTCGGTCTTTGCCAAGGGAGACGCTGTCGTTCTCAGTGGCAGTGAGTCGGAGAAAGGAGATCCGTCACCGCAGGCTCATGTTTTTGCCTGGGATGTGCTTAGTGGAGAGGTTATCGCAACTGTCCGAGCGGGGAATGGAGTGAAGGTTGTTAGCTGCGTAGCGTGGAATGAGAAAGGAGGCTGCTGGGCTGGGGGCTGCTCCGATGGTAAGTCCCGACATGTTAACTTTTGCGCTTGTATTTCTAGTCTGCTAACAATGGTTCTTTGCAGGCACCGTCAAAATCTACGGCTGAACGAGAAGAGGATCCAGACCATTGCGGCCAACCAGGGAGCTTTTTGTGACATCGCCAGCAGCCAGTTCGTTGGATAG
- the aspC gene encoding septin CDC12: MATTSETASPIGIANLPNQRHKIVAKRGAAFTIMVAGESGLGKTTFINTLFSTTIKNYADHKRRHQKQIDRTVEIEITKAELEEKFFKVRLTVIDTPGFGDYVNNRDSWQPIIEFLDDQHESYMLQEQQPRRTDKIDMRVHACLYFIRPTGHTLKPLDIEVMKRLSSRVNLIPVIAKADTLSPTDLARFKQRVKAVVEAQGIKIYTPPIEEDDEHAAAHARSLMAAMPFAVIGSEKDVKTNDNRVVKGRQYAWGVAEVENEDHCDFKKLRSILIRTHMLDLIHTTEEQHYEAYRAQQMETRKFGEARPRKLDNPKFKEEEEALRKRFTEQVKVEEQRFRQWEQKLISERDRLNKDLEATHAAIKALEQEIEALQGSTTRSHGRR; the protein is encoded by the exons ATGGCCACGACTTCGGAGACTGCTTCCCCTATTGGCATTGCCAAC CTTCCTAATCAGCG ACACAAGATTGTCGCTAAGCGGGGTGCGGCTTTCACTATTATG GTTGCTGGAGAATCGGGATTGGGAAAGACCACGTTTATCAACACCCTGTTTTCGACCACCATCAAGAACTATGCCGATCACAAGCGTCGCCATCAGAAGCAGATCGACCGGACGGTTGAGATCGAGATCACTAAGGCAGAGCTAGAGGAGAAGTTCTTCAAAG TCCGCCTGACCGTCATTGATACCCCCGGCTTCGGCGACTATGTCAACAACCGTGACTCCTGGCAACCAATTATCGAGTTCCTTGATGACCAGCACGAATCGTACATGCTTCAAGAGCAGCAACCCCGCCGCACAGACAAGATCGATATGCGTGTTCACGCCTGCTTGTACTTCATCAGACCCACGGGCCACACTTTGAAGCCTCTTGATATTGAGGTCATGAAGCGGTTGAGCTCTCGAGTCAACCTCATTCCCGTTATTGCCAAGGCCGACACTCTTAGCCCTACTGATCTTGCCCGTTTCAAGCAGAGA GTCAAAGCTGTTGTCGAAGCTCAAGGCATCAAGATCTACACCCCTCCTAtcgaagaggacgacgagcACGCTGCCGCGCACGCTCGCAGTCTGATGGCTGCTATGCCCTTCGCTGTAATTGGATCCGAGAAAGATGTGAAGACCAACGACAACCGGGTAGTAAAGGGTCGCCAATATGCCTGGGGTGTTGCTGAAGTCGAGAACGAGGACCACTGTGACTTCAAGAAGCTGCGCTCTATCCTGATACGCACTCACATGCTTGATCTCATCCACACCACCGAGGAGCAGCACTACGAAGCCTACCGCGCACAGCAGATGGAAACAAGAAAGTTCGGCGAGGCCAGACCGAGAAAGCTGGACAACCCTAAgttcaaggaagaggaggaggctCTGCGGAAGCGTTTCACCGAGCAGGTCAAGGTCGAAGAGCAGCGATTCCGCCAGTGGGAGCAGAAGCTCATTTCCGAGAGAGACCGCCTCAACAAGGACCTGGAGGCCACTCACGCTGC AATCAAAGCGCTAGAGCAAGAAATCGAGGCGCTGCAGGGCTCCACCACCCGGAGTCACGGACGCCGTTAG